The following are encoded together in the Perca flavescens isolate YP-PL-M2 chromosome 22, PFLA_1.0, whole genome shotgun sequence genome:
- the nck1b gene encoding cytoplasmic protein NCK1 isoform X2, which produces MDMANLFKHFFRIGKVKSRKGGMRDTASNADADMYADNGERLYDLNLPALVKFSYTAEREDELSLVKGTRVVVMEKCSDGWWRGSYNGRSGWFPSNYVTEDMDGTAGGGGMGGLGDPAGSLTEKLAAVVNSTTNGNRVLHTVQALYPFSSGNDEELNFEKGEVMEVVEKPENDPEWWKCRKADGQLGLVPKNYVTVLDSSSHKPGAGPAGPPTPDCDYISPSGTGRFAGKEWYYGKVTRHQAEVALNQRGIEGDFLIRDSESSPNDFSISLKAQSKNKHFKVQLKESLYCIGQRKFNSMEELVEHYKKAPIFTSEQGDKLYLIKALAAS; this is translated from the exons GAATTGGGAAGGTGAAgagcagaaaggggggaatgagagacaCGGCCTCCAACGCAGACGCAGACATGTATGCAGATAACGGCGAGCGGCTGTATGACCTCAACCTTCCCGCCCTGGTCAAGTTCAGCTACACAGCTGAGCGCGAGGACGAGCTGTCTCTTGTGAAAGGCACGCGGGTGGTGGTGATGGAGAAGTGCAGCGACGGCTGGTGGCGCGGCAGCTACAACGGGCGCTCGGGCTGGTTTCCGTCCAACTACGTGACGGAGGACATGGATGGGACGGCGGGGGGAGGCGGCATGGGTGGGCTCGGAGACCCGGCTGGATCGCTAACGGAGAAGCTGGCCGCCGTGGTGAACAGCACCACAAACGGGAACCGAGTGCTGCACACGGTCCAGGCGCTCTACCCTTTCAGCTCGGGCAACGACGAGGAGCTGAACTTTGAGAAGGGCGAGGTGATGGAGGTGGTGGAGAAGCCCGAGAACGACCCGGAGTGGTGGAAGTGTCGCAAAGCAGACGGACAGCTGGGCTTGGTGCCTAAAAACTACGTCACTGTGCTGGACTCCAGCTCCCATAAACCCGGAGCGGGTCCTGCTGGGCCGCCCACACCTGACTGTGACTACATCTCGCCCTCAGGCACCGGGCGCTTCGCCGGAAAGGAGTGGTACTACGGAAAGGTGACGCGCCACCAGGCGGAGGTGGCCCTCAACCAGAGAGGCATAGAGGGGGACTTCCTCATCCGAGACAGCGAGTCATCG CCAAACGACTTCTCCATCTCCCTGAAGGCGCAGAGCAAGAACAAGCATTTCAAAGTGCAGCTGAAGGAAAGCCTTTACTGCATTGGACAGCGCAAGTTCAACTCGATGGAAGAGCTTGTTGAACACTACAAAAAGGCCCCCATCTTTACCAGTGAGCAGGGAGACAAACTGTACCTGATCAAGGCCCTGGCTGCCTCctga